In Solenopsis invicta isolate M01_SB chromosome 13, UNIL_Sinv_3.0, whole genome shotgun sequence, one DNA window encodes the following:
- the LOC105207020 gene encoding DNA-binding protein RFX7 isoform X1, whose translation MSTDNHDQTKLCKTSARSEEESAFDGKRIKKERGDTCVENDAATVSATTSVSTATATATVTVAVATTAAAAATILDKRQPPAGRFASNGFHGDGDQLQDLVATKFATLANHGASSKQDKIRIMIEDGISEESRAHVDEIFSQVERLKIEEKLLLYLKLPLLLTNPSGTVDPLRQPLNPLGNRYEIHQTIMWIKTHLEEDPDVSLPKQEVYDEYNMYCTRNSMKPLSTADFGKVMKQVYPRVRPRRLGTRGNSRYCYAGMRKRIKLDPPTLPKISGSQTEEHSEENSTEEMLGAASTLIREWAEKELGLKFPNLSALARHLVDNFRVDTRSLAAVCILSASNQHDTSSNKEVISDLPTTPVSGKPAKLREAQLQLQRKLQQREHIKDQKPRCPDSIIQSKEKAIDCKVNIGKGSKKIKSNQSPQGTNTATTTVVAQNSLAKLNLSAIVYNRQKKVSKICNQQQQTCNVSQESNCDSLVVHLRDNRQNNSSPRVTMNVQRDVKGKNSRKRANNPIVAQQEPSPEKQTKFIEEIPEHSNALLPKLASIQRASKISVILASNSKSVKCKAVETVDSQLVKNCDIDSSKSRSTTGNVETSSGLLTRDQIRLLQDTPVFKDGKVRDIDTDALDDYLNGGNNSQEQEEELLQYFQQSSSSSSDVETSVVNSDTEQISRSDKVSQLRLILQQNLKAPVIATDRAPVTAVRQSIAMEKRDPVQKHNLILPTLLNHPNPSGTRRRVSFETNVVEHVQETATLSVANTVPQSPNTRRRIFNFTPISPGPHSPINGRASKSNSANASPFVSPRNTPVPRSRSNLQASSSRSRGQKTLSRSISCSMPYTIKTTDTFIVPTSSGAEHSRQVLTVATTKSSEVVLKVPPCTEFLDLTPQKQLLINYPSQENLQEIKNIYQKGHPPPPDQEITELLHAGRHLSNEQFYRSQSVPLHRMVNPVSLMSPISTQQCLSSVHSQSFNPSTSSSVAPTPVPSEYNDFGPSIGQESTYLLDDANFMSDEQQFLMTDKGITSENINNILTILDEEGQPNLQMLSEQTTEETLNNTIALDALPNTNLNLSEEDMLDPSSILADAGGALQKIMQSRSYPNTPLPVPVSTYTPYTEDSNGSRSYPSTPLHTVQSQEVYQDPGEPILSSPILNSLSLQGDATNVAVVTVTGTTAGNDVDVATASSNNLCRNVADLLEASFLGEADTETDDLDPLGNFDGLQDMDSLTPLFNEVTEPNR comes from the exons ATGAGTACTGACAATCATGATCAGACGAAACTCTGCAAAACATCCGCGAGGAGTGAGGAGGAGAGCGCCTTCGATGGTAAACGTATTAAGAAGGAGCGCGGTGACACTTGTGTGGAGAACGACGCCGCTACCGTCTCCGCTACCACTTCTGTCTCCACAGCCACCGCTACCGCCACCGTCACCGTTGCTGTTGCTACTACTGCTGCCGCTGCTGCCACTATTCTCGATAAACGACAGCCACCGGCCGGCAGATTTGCTTCGAACGGCTTTCACGGCGATGGTGATCAGCTGCAGGATTTGGTCGCTACCAAATTCGCGACTTTGGCTAACCATGGCGCCTCTTCCAAGCAGGACAAAATTCGGATTATGATAGAGGATGGCATTAG cGAAGAATCTAGAGCGCACGTGGATGAGATCTTTTCGCAGGTGGAACGACTTAAGATAGAGGAAAAGTTATTGTTGTACCTGAAACTTCCGTTATTGCTGACAAATCCAAGTGGGACCGTCGATCCGTTGAGACAGCCATTAAATCCATTAGGAAATCGATACGAAATTCATCAGACCATTATGTGGATTAAGACTCATTTAGAAGAAGATCCAGATGTATCTTTACCGAAGCAAGAAGTATATGATGAATACAA tatGTATTGTACAAGAAATTCTATGAAGCCGTTATCGACGGCTGACTTTGGAAAAGTCATGAAACAAGTATATCCGCGAGTGCGCCCTCGTAGGTTGGGCACACGGGGTAATTCTCGCTATTGTTACGCTGGTATGCGCAAGCGAATTAAATTGGATCCTCCAACACTGCCAAAGATATCTGGCTCTCAAACT GAAGAACATTCGGAGGAAAATAGCACTGAAGAAATGCTAGGTGCTGCATCTACATTAATAAGAGAATGGGCGGAAAAAGAGTTGGGCTTGAAATTTCCAAATTTGAGTGCCTTAGCGCGGCATCTTGTTGATAATTTTCGTGTCGATACTCGGTCTCTGGCTGCGGTTTGCATTCTTTCAGCTTCGAATCAGCATGATACATCGTCTAATAAAG AGGTAATTTCGGATTTACCAACAACGCCTGTAAGTGGCAAGCCTGCTAAGCTTCGAGAGGCCCAGTTGCAATTGCAACGCAAGTTACAGCAACGCGAGCATATAAAAGATCAGAAACCTCGTTGTCCTGATTCTATTATACAG AGCAAAGAAAAAGCCATTGACTGTAAAGTAAATATCGGCAAAGGTAGCAAGAAGATTAAGTCCAACCAGTCACCTCAAGGTACAAATACAGCAACAACAACAGTGGTCGCACAAAACTCACTGGCAAAACTAAATTTATCCGCTATAGTCTATAATCGGCAAAAAAAGGTATCGAAAATTTGCAATCAACAGCAACAAACTTGCAATGTCTCCCAAGAGTCTAACTGTGATAGTTTAGTGGTACACTTGCGCGATAACAGACAAAATAATAGCAGCCCTAGAGTAACGATGAATGTGCAGCGCGATGTCAAAGGTAAAAATTCCAGGAAACGTGCCAATAATCCAATTGTTGCACAGCAGGAGCCCAGTCCTGAGAAACAGACAAAGTTTATAGAGGAGATTCCAGAGCATTCCAACGCTTTGTTACCTAAGTTAGCGTCTATTCAACGCGCCAGCAAGATATCGGTGATACTAGCTAGCAATTCAAAATCTGTCAAGTGCAAAGCAGTTGAGACTGTGGACAGTCAACTTGTTAAAAACTGTGATATTGACTCTTCGAAGAGTCGTTCCACTACTGGCAACGTAGAAACATCCTCGGGACTCCTCACGAGGGACCAGATCCGCCTCTTGCAAGATACGCCGGTCTTCAAAGACGGAAAGGTCCGTGACATTGACACGGACGCCTTAGATGATTATTTGAACGGCGGGAACAATTCACAAGAGCAGGAGGAGGAGTTGCTACAGTATTTTCAACAAAGTAGCTCGTCTAGTTCTGATGTGGAAACCAGCGTTGTTAATTCCGATACTGAACAGATCTCTCGGTCGGACAAAGTGTCGCAACTGCGATTGATATTGCAACAGAATCTGAAAGCACCCGTTATCGCCACCGATCGGGCACCTGTAACCGCTGTTCGGCAAAGTATTGCCATGGAAAAACGGGATCCCGTACAAAAACATAATCTCATACTCCCAACACTCTTAAATCACCCTAATCCAAGCGGTACGCGACGTCGCGTCAGTTTCGAAACGAATGTCGTCGAGCATGTTCAAGAGACAGCAACGCTAAGCGTAGCTAATACCGTGCCACAGAGTCCAAATACGCGACGCAGAATATTTAACTTCACTCCGATCTCACCTGGTCCACATTCTCCTATTAACGGCCGCGCATCCAAATCAAACTCGGCAAACGCAAGTCCATTCGTATCTCCGCGCAATACACCAGTGCCGAGATCACGCAGTAACTTGCAAGCCAGTAGTTCCAGATCGCGAGGCCAAAAGACGCTCTCCCGCTCCATTTCATGCAGCATGCCATACACGATCAAGACGACGGATACCTTCATTGTACCAACGTCGAGCGGAGCGGAACACTCGCGGCAAGTGTTGACAGTGGCAACGACCAAGTCATCGGAG GTTGTGCTGAAGGTACCACCGTGCACTGAATTTCTGGACTTGACGCCTCAGAAACAATTGCTAATCAATTATCCGAGTCAAGAAAATCTACAAGAGATCAAGAATATATATCAGAAGGGTCATCCACCTCCGCCTGACCAAGAGATCACGGAGCTTCTTCACGCTGGCAGACACTTGAGCaatgaacaattttatagaTCGCAATCGGTGCCATTGCACAGGATGGTGAATCCCGTGTCCTTAATGTCACCGATCTCTACGCAACAATGTCTGTCATCGGTACATAGTCAAAGCTTCAATCCATCAACGAGCAGTTCCGTCGCGCCTACTCCAGTACCGAGCGAATATAATGATTTTGGTCCTTCCATTGGACAAGAAAGCACGTATTTGTTGGATGACGCAAACTTTATGTCGGACGAGCAGCAGTTTTTGATGACGGACAAAGGGATCACGTCCGAAAACATTAATAACATTCTTACGATCTTGGACGAAGAGGGTCAGCCAAATTTGCAAATGTTATCCGAACAGACCACGGAAGAAACATTGAACAATACGATTGCTCTCGACGCTTTGCCAAATACCAATTTAAATCTGTCGGAGGAAGATATGTTGGATCCATCGAGCATCCTCGCCGATGCTGGAGGcgcgttacaaaaaattatgcaatcgcGATCGTATCCTAATACGCCATTGCCAGTACCGGTATCCACGTACACACCTTACACAGAGGACAGCAATGGCTCCAGATCGTACCCGTCGACGCCTCTGCATACAGTGCAATCCCAGGAGGTGTATCAAGATCCAGGCGAGCCGATATTGTCCAGTCCCATCCTTAATTCTCTTAGTTTACAAGGCGATGCAACGAATGTCGCAGTTGTCACTGTGACCGGCACCACGGCCGGCAACGATGTTGATGTTGCCACCGCTTCGTCCAACAATCTCTGTAGGAACGTTGCCGATCTTCTCGAGGCCAGTTTTCTCGGAGAAGCCGACACAGAGACGGATGATCTGGATCCTCTCGGTAATTTTGACGGCCTCCAAGATATGGATTCGTTGACACCGCTGTTCAACGAAGTCACGGAGCCTAATCGCTGA
- the LOC105207020 gene encoding DNA-binding protein RFX7 isoform X2: MWIKTHLEEDPDVSLPKQEVYDEYNMYCTRNSMKPLSTADFGKVMKQVYPRVRPRRLGTRGNSRYCYAGMRKRIKLDPPTLPKISGSQTEEHSEENSTEEMLGAASTLIREWAEKELGLKFPNLSALARHLVDNFRVDTRSLAAVCILSASNQHDTSSNKEVISDLPTTPVSGKPAKLREAQLQLQRKLQQREHIKDQKPRCPDSIIQSKEKAIDCKVNIGKGSKKIKSNQSPQGTNTATTTVVAQNSLAKLNLSAIVYNRQKKVSKICNQQQQTCNVSQESNCDSLVVHLRDNRQNNSSPRVTMNVQRDVKGKNSRKRANNPIVAQQEPSPEKQTKFIEEIPEHSNALLPKLASIQRASKISVILASNSKSVKCKAVETVDSQLVKNCDIDSSKSRSTTGNVETSSGLLTRDQIRLLQDTPVFKDGKVRDIDTDALDDYLNGGNNSQEQEEELLQYFQQSSSSSSDVETSVVNSDTEQISRSDKVSQLRLILQQNLKAPVIATDRAPVTAVRQSIAMEKRDPVQKHNLILPTLLNHPNPSGTRRRVSFETNVVEHVQETATLSVANTVPQSPNTRRRIFNFTPISPGPHSPINGRASKSNSANASPFVSPRNTPVPRSRSNLQASSSRSRGQKTLSRSISCSMPYTIKTTDTFIVPTSSGAEHSRQVLTVATTKSSEVVLKVPPCTEFLDLTPQKQLLINYPSQENLQEIKNIYQKGHPPPPDQEITELLHAGRHLSNEQFYRSQSVPLHRMVNPVSLMSPISTQQCLSSVHSQSFNPSTSSSVAPTPVPSEYNDFGPSIGQESTYLLDDANFMSDEQQFLMTDKGITSENINNILTILDEEGQPNLQMLSEQTTEETLNNTIALDALPNTNLNLSEEDMLDPSSILADAGGALQKIMQSRSYPNTPLPVPVSTYTPYTEDSNGSRSYPSTPLHTVQSQEVYQDPGEPILSSPILNSLSLQGDATNVAVVTVTGTTAGNDVDVATASSNNLCRNVADLLEASFLGEADTETDDLDPLGNFDGLQDMDSLTPLFNEVTEPNR; encoded by the exons ATGTGGATTAAGACTCATTTAGAAGAAGATCCAGATGTATCTTTACCGAAGCAAGAAGTATATGATGAATACAA tatGTATTGTACAAGAAATTCTATGAAGCCGTTATCGACGGCTGACTTTGGAAAAGTCATGAAACAAGTATATCCGCGAGTGCGCCCTCGTAGGTTGGGCACACGGGGTAATTCTCGCTATTGTTACGCTGGTATGCGCAAGCGAATTAAATTGGATCCTCCAACACTGCCAAAGATATCTGGCTCTCAAACT GAAGAACATTCGGAGGAAAATAGCACTGAAGAAATGCTAGGTGCTGCATCTACATTAATAAGAGAATGGGCGGAAAAAGAGTTGGGCTTGAAATTTCCAAATTTGAGTGCCTTAGCGCGGCATCTTGTTGATAATTTTCGTGTCGATACTCGGTCTCTGGCTGCGGTTTGCATTCTTTCAGCTTCGAATCAGCATGATACATCGTCTAATAAAG AGGTAATTTCGGATTTACCAACAACGCCTGTAAGTGGCAAGCCTGCTAAGCTTCGAGAGGCCCAGTTGCAATTGCAACGCAAGTTACAGCAACGCGAGCATATAAAAGATCAGAAACCTCGTTGTCCTGATTCTATTATACAG AGCAAAGAAAAAGCCATTGACTGTAAAGTAAATATCGGCAAAGGTAGCAAGAAGATTAAGTCCAACCAGTCACCTCAAGGTACAAATACAGCAACAACAACAGTGGTCGCACAAAACTCACTGGCAAAACTAAATTTATCCGCTATAGTCTATAATCGGCAAAAAAAGGTATCGAAAATTTGCAATCAACAGCAACAAACTTGCAATGTCTCCCAAGAGTCTAACTGTGATAGTTTAGTGGTACACTTGCGCGATAACAGACAAAATAATAGCAGCCCTAGAGTAACGATGAATGTGCAGCGCGATGTCAAAGGTAAAAATTCCAGGAAACGTGCCAATAATCCAATTGTTGCACAGCAGGAGCCCAGTCCTGAGAAACAGACAAAGTTTATAGAGGAGATTCCAGAGCATTCCAACGCTTTGTTACCTAAGTTAGCGTCTATTCAACGCGCCAGCAAGATATCGGTGATACTAGCTAGCAATTCAAAATCTGTCAAGTGCAAAGCAGTTGAGACTGTGGACAGTCAACTTGTTAAAAACTGTGATATTGACTCTTCGAAGAGTCGTTCCACTACTGGCAACGTAGAAACATCCTCGGGACTCCTCACGAGGGACCAGATCCGCCTCTTGCAAGATACGCCGGTCTTCAAAGACGGAAAGGTCCGTGACATTGACACGGACGCCTTAGATGATTATTTGAACGGCGGGAACAATTCACAAGAGCAGGAGGAGGAGTTGCTACAGTATTTTCAACAAAGTAGCTCGTCTAGTTCTGATGTGGAAACCAGCGTTGTTAATTCCGATACTGAACAGATCTCTCGGTCGGACAAAGTGTCGCAACTGCGATTGATATTGCAACAGAATCTGAAAGCACCCGTTATCGCCACCGATCGGGCACCTGTAACCGCTGTTCGGCAAAGTATTGCCATGGAAAAACGGGATCCCGTACAAAAACATAATCTCATACTCCCAACACTCTTAAATCACCCTAATCCAAGCGGTACGCGACGTCGCGTCAGTTTCGAAACGAATGTCGTCGAGCATGTTCAAGAGACAGCAACGCTAAGCGTAGCTAATACCGTGCCACAGAGTCCAAATACGCGACGCAGAATATTTAACTTCACTCCGATCTCACCTGGTCCACATTCTCCTATTAACGGCCGCGCATCCAAATCAAACTCGGCAAACGCAAGTCCATTCGTATCTCCGCGCAATACACCAGTGCCGAGATCACGCAGTAACTTGCAAGCCAGTAGTTCCAGATCGCGAGGCCAAAAGACGCTCTCCCGCTCCATTTCATGCAGCATGCCATACACGATCAAGACGACGGATACCTTCATTGTACCAACGTCGAGCGGAGCGGAACACTCGCGGCAAGTGTTGACAGTGGCAACGACCAAGTCATCGGAG GTTGTGCTGAAGGTACCACCGTGCACTGAATTTCTGGACTTGACGCCTCAGAAACAATTGCTAATCAATTATCCGAGTCAAGAAAATCTACAAGAGATCAAGAATATATATCAGAAGGGTCATCCACCTCCGCCTGACCAAGAGATCACGGAGCTTCTTCACGCTGGCAGACACTTGAGCaatgaacaattttatagaTCGCAATCGGTGCCATTGCACAGGATGGTGAATCCCGTGTCCTTAATGTCACCGATCTCTACGCAACAATGTCTGTCATCGGTACATAGTCAAAGCTTCAATCCATCAACGAGCAGTTCCGTCGCGCCTACTCCAGTACCGAGCGAATATAATGATTTTGGTCCTTCCATTGGACAAGAAAGCACGTATTTGTTGGATGACGCAAACTTTATGTCGGACGAGCAGCAGTTTTTGATGACGGACAAAGGGATCACGTCCGAAAACATTAATAACATTCTTACGATCTTGGACGAAGAGGGTCAGCCAAATTTGCAAATGTTATCCGAACAGACCACGGAAGAAACATTGAACAATACGATTGCTCTCGACGCTTTGCCAAATACCAATTTAAATCTGTCGGAGGAAGATATGTTGGATCCATCGAGCATCCTCGCCGATGCTGGAGGcgcgttacaaaaaattatgcaatcgcGATCGTATCCTAATACGCCATTGCCAGTACCGGTATCCACGTACACACCTTACACAGAGGACAGCAATGGCTCCAGATCGTACCCGTCGACGCCTCTGCATACAGTGCAATCCCAGGAGGTGTATCAAGATCCAGGCGAGCCGATATTGTCCAGTCCCATCCTTAATTCTCTTAGTTTACAAGGCGATGCAACGAATGTCGCAGTTGTCACTGTGACCGGCACCACGGCCGGCAACGATGTTGATGTTGCCACCGCTTCGTCCAACAATCTCTGTAGGAACGTTGCCGATCTTCTCGAGGCCAGTTTTCTCGGAGAAGCCGACACAGAGACGGATGATCTGGATCCTCTCGGTAATTTTGACGGCCTCCAAGATATGGATTCGTTGACACCGCTGTTCAACGAAGTCACGGAGCCTAATCGCTGA
- the LOC105193617 gene encoding probable glutathione peroxidase 2, with amino-acid sequence MLRITSIFLLLAISEIFAQNCEDKDAQCPATSEFNQDIDWQSATSIYDFHANDILGKNVPLEKYRNHVLIIVNVASNCGLTDTNYKQLQQLYNKYSEKEGLRILAFPCNQFAGQEPGNSEEILNFVKQYNVTFDMFEKIDVNGENAHPLWKWLKIQKGGEGLVTNDIKWNFTKFIVNKEGKVMNRFSPSTEPLDMEETLKKYF; translated from the exons ATGCTGC GAATTACGTCGATATTCTTGCTTCTTGCCATCTCGGAAATCTTTGCACAAAATTGCGAAGATAAAGACGCACAATGTCCCGCTACATCAGAGTTTAATCAAGATATCGACTGGCAGTCAGCTACCTCAATTTATGATTTTCATGCAAACGATATCTTGGGCAAGAATGTCCCATTGGAGAAATATCGTAACCATGTTCTTATTATTGTTAACGTTGCTAGCAACTGTGGCTTAACAGACACCAACTATAAACAACTccaacaattatataataaatatagtgaAAAGGAAGGCTTGCGAATTCTTGCTTTTCCGTGTAATCAATTTGCTGGCCAAGAACCAGGCAATTCTGAAGAAATACTTAACTTTGTGAAACAGTACAATGTTACTTTTGACATGTTCGAAAAAATTGATGTAAATGGAGAGAATGCCCATCCATTGTGGAAGTGGTTAAAAATACAGAAAGGAGGAGAAGGACTCGTTACCAATGATATTAAATggaattttactaaatttatcgTAAACAAGGAAGGTAAAGTGATGAATAGATTCTCTCCGTCTACTGAACCGTTGGACATGGAAGAAAcattgaaaaagtatttttaa